From the genome of Biomphalaria glabrata chromosome 17, xgBioGlab47.1, whole genome shotgun sequence, one region includes:
- the LOC106052023 gene encoding uncharacterized protein LOC106052023 produces the protein MGNSGRVTGWTIAGTILIGVSIIALLFASAYPYWQQAEKTRDTGIPSIGLWSICFRADGYPAPSWANDILGNRYYGCNYVFDRDLRKIVDWIYPAWFKAVVIFVTLGLITQPLCIILNILYYARMVSAYKEHRLLLVSSIINANEGLLVAIAIIIFGIMSAKDAKWLPMPESNHLSYSYAVCAIVPVLCFFAAMCHTVDFLRIKSYKDRDARAQTYARGEFARY, from the exons ATGGGGAACTCTGGACGGGTGACGGGCTGGACAATTGCTGGGACTATTCTTATTGGAGTGTCCATCATAGCCCTTCTGTTCGCCAGCGCCTACCCGTACTGGCAGCAGGCCGAGAAAACTAGAGACACAGGTATCCCCAGTATCGGATTATGGTCCATTTGCTTCAGAGCCGACGGCTACCCAGCGCCATCCTGGGCCAACGACATATTAGGGAACAGATACTACGGATGTAACTATGTGTTTGACAGAGATTTGAGGAAAATCGTAGATTGGATTTATCCAG cttggtTCAAAGCTGTGGTGATTTTTGTCACCCTTGGTCTCATCACTCAGCCTCTGTGTATAATTCTCAACATTCTCTACTATGCAAGGATGGTCAGTGCTTACAAGGAGCATAGACTCTTGCTGGTTTCATCAATCATCAATGCCAATGAAG GTCTGTTAGTAGCTAtagcaataataatttttgGAATAATGTCAGCTAAGGACGCCAAGTGGCTGCCCATGCCAGAGTCCAACCACTTGTCTTACTCTTATGCAGTTTGTGCCATAGTTCCAGTGCTGTGTTTTTTTGCTGCAATGTGTCACACTGTAGATTTCCTAAGGATCAAGTCTTACAAAGATCGTGATGCCAGGGCTCAGACATATGCTAGGGGAGAGTTTGCTAGATATTAG